A DNA window from Drosophila sechellia strain sech25 chromosome X, ASM438219v1, whole genome shotgun sequence contains the following coding sequences:
- the LOC6616027 gene encoding double-stranded RNA-specific editase Adar isoform X4, with product MKFDSRVMLKSANNNSPQHPVSAPSDINMNGYNQKLPQKRGYEMPKYSDPKKKMCKERIPQPKNTVGMLNELRHGLIYKLESQTGPVHAPLFTISVEVDDQKYYGQGRSKKIARIEAAATALRSFIQFKDGAVLSPLKPAGNLDFTSDEHLENGIENLSNSKIVEIIR from the exons ATGAAATTCGATTCCAGAGTCATGTTAAAGAGCGCAAATAACAATTCTCCCCAGCAC CCGGTGAGTGCACCATCTGATATCAACATGAATGGCTATAACCAAAAATTGCCACAAAAACGGGGCTATGAGATGCCAAAATACTCTG atccaaaaaagaaaatgtgcAAGGAGCGCATTCCGCAGCCGAAGAACACGGTGGGCATGCTGAATGAGCTAAGACATGGACTGATTTACAAATTGGAGTCACAGACTGGTCCGGTACACGCACCTCTATTCACGATATCCGTGGAG GTCGATGACCAGAAATACTACGGCCAGGGCCGTAGTAAAAAAATTGCACGCAtcgaagcagcagcaactgcactGCGCAGCTTCATACAGTTTAAGGACGGAGCAGTTCTGTCGCCTCTGAAGCCGGCGGGCAACTTGGACTTTACCAGCGATGAACATCTTGAAAATGGTATTGAAAATTTGTCCAATTCAAAAATCGTTGAGATCATTCGATGA
- the LOC6616027 gene encoding double-stranded RNA-specific editase Adar isoform X5, with product MKFECFSLYCTVLKPVSAPSDINMNGYNQKLPQKRGYEMPKYSDPKKKMCKERIPQPKNTVGMLNELRHGLIYKLESQTGPVHAPLFTISVEVDDQKYYGQGRSKKIARIEAAATALRSFIQFKDGAVLSPLKPAGNLDFTSDEHLENGIENLSNSKIVEIIR from the exons ATGAAGTTTGAATGCTTTTCGTTGTACTGTACAGTGTTAAAA CCGGTGAGTGCACCATCTGATATCAACATGAATGGCTATAACCAAAAATTGCCACAAAAACGGGGCTATGAGATGCCAAAATACTCTG atccaaaaaagaaaatgtgcAAGGAGCGCATTCCGCAGCCGAAGAACACGGTGGGCATGCTGAATGAGCTAAGACATGGACTGATTTACAAATTGGAGTCACAGACTGGTCCGGTACACGCACCTCTATTCACGATATCCGTGGAG GTCGATGACCAGAAATACTACGGCCAGGGCCGTAGTAAAAAAATTGCACGCAtcgaagcagcagcaactgcactGCGCAGCTTCATACAGTTTAAGGACGGAGCAGTTCTGTCGCCTCTGAAGCCGGCGGGCAACTTGGACTTTACCAGCGATGAACATCTTGAAAATGGTATTGAAAATTTGTCCAATTCAAAAATCGTTGAGATCATTCGATGA